In a genomic window of Vigna angularis cultivar LongXiaoDou No.4 chromosome 6, ASM1680809v1, whole genome shotgun sequence:
- the LOC108341731 gene encoding GATA transcription factor 26 has product MVKKGPCSHCRINTEKPVLCNACGSRYKLKGHLDNYLPKHYKNYGENHLSVEVSEHGNSNESNPDFHFISEQDFGNNVPTRKRSKVVYREMTPLEEFRKQLLSLYRSEKQPKERSPEEDILLDNVNGFIPSSEIGLGVVLLRQILDRYQPQP; this is encoded by the exons ATGGTGAAGAAAGGTCCATGTTCGCATTGCAGGATTAACA CTGAGAAACCTGTGCTGTGTAACGCTTGTGGATCACGATACAAGTTGAAAGGGCACCTTGACAATTATCTCCCCAAACATTACAAGAACTATGGTGAAAATCATCTCAGTGTTGAGGTTTCAGAGCATGGAAACAGCAATGAGTCAAACCCAGATTTCCATTTTATATCAGAACAAG ATTTTGGGAACAACGTCCCTACAAGGAAACGGTCAAAGGTGGTTTACAGGGAGATGACACCATTGGAGGAGTTTCGGAAGCAGCTTCTGAGTTTGTATAGAAGTGAAAAGCAGCCAAAGGAGAGGTCCCCGGAAGAGGATATATTGTTGGATAACGTCAACGGCTTCATACCCAGCAGTGAGATAGGACTTGGAGTCGTTCTTCTAAGACAGATCCTGGATCGTTACCAACCGCAACCTTAA